One segment of Aquimarina sp. BL5 DNA contains the following:
- a CDS encoding toxin-antitoxin system YwqK family antitoxin: MIEKKPPFSFSSDFGWFLSRLITEIKITTMKIIFWKLSFVCILFIGCSEQKEKSLVNDHVDLLLNVPETIVVKSVLHYDRKTSVWTLNDQLYSGFAVSYYPDNNLKEKFGILHGKKQNKFVQWHPDGHFKNVADYHKGKLHGEKKIWSSDSAHILIAQLNYHNGKPHGAQKKWYPTGELFKKLNMNNGKEEGIQQAFRKNGALYANYEAKNGRIFGLKKAALCYGLDDENVRYKK; encoded by the coding sequence ATGATTGAAAAGAAACCACCATTCTCATTTTCTTCTGATTTTGGATGGTTTCTTTCTAGACTAATTACTGAAATTAAAATCACGACAATGAAAATAATATTTTGGAAGCTTTCGTTTGTGTGCATTCTATTCATTGGTTGTTCTGAACAAAAAGAAAAATCATTGGTAAACGATCATGTAGATCTCTTGTTAAACGTGCCAGAAACAATAGTAGTAAAATCAGTTTTGCATTATGATCGTAAAACATCGGTATGGACTTTAAACGATCAACTTTATTCTGGGTTCGCTGTAAGTTATTATCCAGATAATAATTTAAAGGAAAAATTCGGAATCTTGCATGGAAAAAAGCAAAACAAGTTTGTCCAATGGCATCCTGATGGACATTTTAAAAATGTTGCAGATTATCACAAAGGAAAATTACATGGAGAAAAAAAAATATGGTCTTCAGATTCAGCACATATCCTAATTGCGCAGCTCAATTATCATAATGGTAAACCTCATGGAGCGCAAAAGAAATGGTATCCAACTGGTGAACTTTTTAAAAAGCTGAACATGAACAATGGAAAAGAAGAAGGTATACAACAAGCATTTAGAAAAAATGGTGCTTTATATGCAAATTACGAAGCAAAGAATGGCAGAATTTTTGGGTTAAAAAAAGCAGCACTTTGTTATGGACTCGATGATGAAAACGTTCGGTATAAAAAGTAA
- a CDS encoding CPBP family intramembrane glutamic endopeptidase has translation MNKINLKQLLIPLFTIAIICFIWFGPLRITIENIIISVIIIIANYIEYKGKAFSELGFQREKFTFKNIFVLAPLVALGLFIFYAFVLVPGITKLTGVPIDYSGYNQLKGNLPDFLTFLLLVWITAGFGEEIIFRGYFMRQFMKFFGESKVSIALSIVLTTGFFGFMHSGQGITGQLVTFIVGSLIALIFYLRKYDLWFVIAVHGFFNTIALTCIYFAIDL, from the coding sequence ATGAACAAAATTAACTTAAAACAACTATTAATTCCTTTATTTACCATTGCAATCATCTGTTTTATATGGTTTGGTCCATTACGTATTACTATAGAAAATATCATTATTTCTGTCATAATCATTATAGCCAATTATATAGAATATAAAGGAAAAGCATTTTCAGAACTTGGGTTTCAACGCGAAAAATTTACATTCAAAAACATTTTCGTTCTTGCTCCATTAGTTGCACTGGGACTTTTTATTTTTTATGCCTTTGTATTGGTTCCTGGGATTACAAAACTCACAGGAGTTCCAATAGATTATTCGGGTTATAATCAATTGAAAGGAAATCTTCCTGATTTTTTAACTTTTTTACTATTAGTATGGATTACCGCAGGATTTGGAGAAGAAATCATCTTTCGAGGTTATTTTATGAGACAATTTATGAAGTTCTTTGGAGAAAGTAAAGTCAGTATTGCACTAAGCATTGTCCTAACTACTGGTTTTTTTGGCTTTATGCATAGCGGTCAAGGAATTACAGGGCAACTTGTCACTTTTATTGTTGGATCACTCATAGCGCTGATATTTTACTTACGCAAATACGATTTGTGGTTCGTAATTGCCGTACACGGTTTTTTTAACACTATAGCTTTAACTTGCATTTACTTTGCTATTGATTTGTAA
- a CDS encoding AsmA-like C-terminal region-containing protein: MKIKKFWKRILLGLILVPILVVGGLMLYIQNNQSEIIKGEIATLNEEHKGLIRVGESELSLFSNFPYISIKVYDVQILETKEDNAPIIMDVKDIYIGFNLWDMIKGDYDIQSLVIEEGIFNIVIHENNTTNIQNSLASTSETETPSTNIHLKKIRFKSLDIHTLDEATNTDVEKFMYAGTGGFSQKDSIIAGHIDTHFELNVIKDGDTTFIHNKHFEVHTDLVFNEYTGILDIQPSGIVMENGDFELEGSIDTKNDVDLDLSIEGTKPNFDMLIAFAPTDIIPVLEKYRNAGEIYFNANIQGPANKGNRPFIKANFGAGKAFLENTKRAKRIDNMGFHGHFTNGKNRDASTMEFSLTDMTASLEKGEFKGSIFVKNFESPEVDMQINSNFNLDFVTEFFELEQVQEASGEISLKMNFHDIIDIDKPEKALEKLNQAYFTELIVKDLSLVTKELPATLHDLNVHLVMNGKQATLNQFELLMGNSDLSVSGFLSDLPAIVHHTDIPVDVHLDISSNILDIAELTRFSKQDSTKTGFDEQIKGLSTGFSFKASAKDFTESKYLPKGEFFIDSLYADLKHYPHKLHDFHADVLIDDKDLKIVDFTGYIDDSDFHLDGLIHEYSFWMQPKLNGDVDLDINLTSNKLRLEDVFSYKGENYVPKEYRHETFDDLALHVASSMHYKDSALHSIDLALDKLDTKMKLHPLRFHDFRGNIHYEDDHIVIKDFHGEIGTTNFNFDLNYYLGDAQRIKKRDNYFALKANYIDFDALFKFDLNPSKPTETVTSKTEDVKKHAEAFNIYELPFTDMQFKVDVAHFIYHRIDLQNIKADLRTTPNHYVYIDTLDMDAAGGNIRLNGYFNGSDPEHIYMQPDLVMNNVDLDKLLFKFENFGQDHLVSENLQGKLTSRIKGKIRVYPDMVPDLDQSTLEMDVKVLNGRLKNYDPMLALSDYMGDKNLQNIRFDTLQNNLDINKGKITIPAMRIESTLGHMELSGTHDNNQNIDYYIRIPWKTVKKASWKKLFGTKNDTIINKEQEDEIVEVDPNKKIKYLNLKIKGNIDDYKISLGKKKEK; this comes from the coding sequence GTGAAGATTAAAAAATTCTGGAAACGAATTTTATTAGGACTAATCTTAGTTCCAATTTTAGTAGTAGGTGGCCTAATGCTATACATTCAGAACAACCAATCTGAAATTATTAAAGGAGAGATCGCAACACTAAATGAAGAGCACAAAGGCCTTATTCGTGTAGGCGAAAGTGAATTATCTCTTTTTAGTAACTTTCCGTACATCTCCATAAAAGTATATGATGTACAAATTCTAGAAACCAAAGAAGACAATGCACCCATCATTATGGATGTAAAAGATATATACATAGGTTTTAACCTATGGGATATGATAAAAGGAGATTATGATATTCAGTCTTTAGTAATAGAAGAAGGCATTTTTAATATTGTGATTCACGAGAATAATACAACGAATATTCAAAACTCTTTAGCCAGCACTTCTGAAACAGAAACACCTTCTACCAATATTCATCTAAAAAAAATTCGATTCAAAAGTTTAGACATCCATACCTTAGATGAAGCTACGAATACAGACGTAGAAAAATTCATGTATGCGGGTACAGGAGGTTTTAGCCAAAAAGATAGTATCATCGCTGGGCATATAGATACCCATTTTGAGCTAAATGTAATCAAAGATGGAGATACCACTTTTATTCATAATAAACATTTTGAAGTCCATACTGACCTAGTATTTAATGAATACACTGGCATTCTCGACATACAGCCTTCTGGTATTGTCATGGAAAATGGCGATTTTGAGTTAGAAGGCTCTATAGATACAAAGAATGATGTAGATCTAGATCTTTCTATAGAAGGAACAAAGCCCAATTTTGATATGCTGATTGCTTTTGCTCCAACAGATATCATACCAGTATTAGAGAAATATAGAAATGCAGGCGAAATCTATTTTAATGCGAATATCCAAGGCCCAGCTAACAAAGGAAATAGGCCTTTTATCAAAGCCAATTTTGGCGCAGGGAAAGCCTTTTTGGAAAATACCAAAAGAGCAAAACGGATAGATAACATGGGTTTTCATGGTCATTTTACGAATGGAAAAAATAGAGATGCGAGTACCATGGAATTTTCGCTAACCGATATGACTGCGTCTTTGGAAAAAGGAGAATTTAAAGGTTCTATTTTTGTAAAGAATTTTGAATCTCCCGAAGTGGATATGCAAATAAACTCGAATTTTAATCTAGATTTTGTGACAGAGTTTTTTGAACTTGAACAGGTACAAGAAGCCTCTGGAGAGATTTCGCTTAAAATGAATTTTCATGATATTATTGATATTGATAAGCCCGAAAAAGCATTAGAAAAATTAAATCAAGCCTACTTTACAGAATTGATTGTAAAAGATCTGAGTTTGGTCACCAAAGAGCTTCCCGCCACATTACACGATTTGAATGTGCATTTAGTTATGAATGGCAAGCAAGCGACCCTGAATCAGTTCGAACTATTGATGGGAAATTCTGATCTATCGGTAAGTGGTTTTCTTTCGGACTTACCCGCAATTGTGCATCATACAGATATTCCTGTCGATGTTCATTTAGATATTAGCTCTAATATCTTAGATATCGCCGAGTTAACCCGTTTTTCTAAACAGGACTCCACTAAAACCGGATTCGATGAACAAATAAAAGGTCTAAGTACAGGGTTTTCTTTTAAAGCTTCTGCGAAAGATTTTACAGAATCTAAGTATTTGCCAAAAGGTGAATTTTTTATCGATAGTTTATATGCAGATCTAAAGCATTATCCGCACAAACTCCATGATTTTCATGCGGATGTGCTAATAGATGATAAAGATTTAAAAATAGTTGATTTTACAGGCTATATAGATGATAGTGATTTTCATTTAGATGGACTTATACACGAGTATTCCTTTTGGATGCAACCCAAACTTAATGGAGATGTAGATTTAGATATTAATCTTACTTCTAATAAATTAAGACTAGAAGATGTCTTTTCGTATAAAGGAGAAAATTATGTCCCAAAAGAATACCGACACGAAACCTTTGATGATTTGGCACTGCATGTAGCATCTAGTATGCATTATAAAGATTCGGCTTTACATTCCATAGATCTTGCTTTAGACAAGTTGGATACAAAAATGAAATTACATCCGCTTCGCTTTCATGATTTTAGAGGAAACATCCATTATGAAGACGATCATATTGTGATAAAAGACTTTCATGGAGAAATAGGAACTACCAACTTTAATTTTGATCTAAATTATTATTTAGGAGACGCTCAACGGATAAAGAAAAGAGATAATTATTTCGCGTTAAAGGCAAATTATATTGACTTTGATGCACTTTTTAAGTTTGATTTGAACCCATCAAAACCAACAGAGACTGTTACTTCAAAAACCGAAGATGTAAAAAAACATGCAGAAGCTTTTAACATATATGAATTACCATTTACAGACATGCAATTTAAGGTAGATGTCGCTCATTTTATATACCATAGAATAGATCTTCAAAATATCAAAGCAGATTTAAGAACAACACCCAACCATTACGTTTATATAGATACCTTAGATATGGATGCAGCAGGAGGGAATATTAGATTAAATGGATATTTTAATGGTAGCGATCCAGAACATATCTATATGCAGCCAGATTTGGTTATGAATAATGTTGATTTAGATAAATTGCTTTTCAAATTCGAAAATTTTGGGCAAGACCATCTTGTTTCAGAAAATTTACAAGGTAAACTCACCTCTAGAATTAAAGGTAAGATTAGAGTATACCCAGATATGGTACCCGATCTGGATCAATCTACTTTAGAAATGGATGTAAAAGTATTAAACGGTAGATTAAAAAATTATGATCCCATGTTGGCACTTTCCGATTATATGGGAGATAAAAACCTCCAAAACATCCGATTTGACACTTTACAAAATAACCTAGATATTAATAAAGGAAAGATTACTATTCCGGCTATGAGGATCGAATCTACTTTGGGGCATATGGAATTGTCCGGTACTCATGATAACAATCAAAATATTGATTATTATATACGTATACCTTGGAAAACTGTAAAAAAAGCTTCTTGGAAAAAATTATTTGGGACCAAGAACGATACTATTATCAATAAGGAACAAGAGGATGAGATTGTAGAGGTAGATCCTAACAAAAAAATAAAGTATCTCAATCTAAAGATCAAAGGGAATATAGATGATTACAAGATTTCATTAGGTAAGAAAAAAGAAAAGTAA
- a CDS encoding DUF1080 domain-containing protein: MIHELTSRISKIMIVIFILTCCFSCSDQANKIEEDDSEWSYLIDENLSEWDTYLSFKHQIDYNGSPPLDKLGNEIEPIGLNKPNYNVFTTMTENDETIIKVSGEYYGCLASKKEYENYHLQLQFKWGDKKWIPRLNRLKDSGILYHSIGTFGAEYWRSWMMSQEFQIMEAHTGDFWSQVTSAIDIRAYAPESGLNPMAHESQDFLSFGEKGEAGNYCLRSNNYEKEPGEWNTLDLICLNGKSLHIVNGEVVMVLKNSRYINEKGEAVPLTKGKIQLQSEAAELFFKGIKIKSIEKLSPEYLAFF; this comes from the coding sequence ATGATACATGAACTCACAAGCCGGATTAGCAAAATAATGATAGTAATTTTTATTCTCACATGCTGTTTTTCCTGTTCGGATCAAGCTAATAAAATTGAGGAAGACGATTCTGAATGGTCATATTTGATTGATGAAAATCTATCAGAATGGGATACCTACTTAAGTTTCAAGCATCAAATAGATTACAATGGCAGCCCTCCTCTTGATAAGTTAGGTAATGAAATAGAACCTATTGGATTAAATAAGCCCAACTATAATGTGTTCACAACTATGACAGAAAACGACGAAACTATTATTAAAGTGAGTGGTGAGTATTATGGTTGTCTAGCTAGTAAAAAAGAATATGAAAATTATCATCTCCAGCTACAGTTTAAATGGGGAGACAAAAAATGGATTCCAAGATTAAATCGCCTAAAAGACTCTGGTATTTTGTATCATTCTATTGGTACGTTTGGGGCAGAGTATTGGCGTTCATGGATGATGTCACAAGAATTTCAAATTATGGAAGCGCATACCGGTGATTTTTGGAGTCAAGTTACTTCTGCTATTGACATTCGTGCATATGCACCAGAATCTGGCTTAAATCCAATGGCACACGAAAGTCAAGATTTTTTAAGTTTCGGCGAAAAAGGGGAAGCAGGAAATTATTGTTTAAGAAGTAATAATTATGAGAAAGAACCTGGTGAATGGAATACACTAGATTTAATTTGTTTAAATGGAAAAAGTCTACATATAGTCAATGGGGAAGTAGTTATGGTTTTAAAGAATTCAAGATATATTAATGAAAAAGGAGAGGCGGTTCCGCTAACTAAAGGTAAAATACAATTACAAAGTGAAGCAGCGGAATTATTTTTTAAGGGTATAAAAATTAAGTCCATTGAAAAATTATCTCCCGAATATTTAGCTTTTTTTTAA
- a CDS encoding LytTR family DNA-binding domain-containing protein, protein MSTTQPTNNSIKTVWHSFASSATWRWFQKAIVLILFSLVVNHLAASDNFLDGTSYRFPIVGFLFTIILSTLVGIIAHLNFKFYKKKYFAKKVEIAIALRFIASTLGYITIIYIPAAIIAEIISGGQIEFYYILIGLLITLLVCSILIGLWYVQDIYNLYKLSIKGAEITIDSGAKMTKLIYENIVCFYSENKIVYTVKNDGTTINTDFTLNELEEKINDQLFFRANRQIIIHKDAVDQIEKIENGKLRIRLKVSIEHSMIDEINISRYKRKAFVNWFQ, encoded by the coding sequence ATGAGTACTACACAACCAACCAATAATTCAATAAAAACAGTATGGCATTCATTTGCTAGTAGTGCTACGTGGCGCTGGTTTCAGAAAGCAATTGTCTTAATACTATTCTCTTTAGTAGTCAATCATTTAGCAGCGAGTGATAATTTTCTAGATGGTACATCGTATAGATTCCCTATTGTAGGTTTTTTGTTTACGATTATTTTATCCACTTTGGTTGGAATCATAGCACATCTTAATTTTAAATTTTATAAGAAAAAATATTTCGCTAAAAAGGTAGAAATTGCTATTGCCCTAAGATTTATTGCCTCTACGCTGGGATATATTACAATTATATATATTCCCGCAGCTATTATTGCAGAAATAATTTCAGGTGGACAGATAGAATTCTATTATATATTAATTGGTTTACTAATTACCTTATTAGTTTGTTCTATTCTCATTGGCTTATGGTATGTTCAAGATATATACAACTTATATAAGCTATCTATAAAAGGTGCCGAAATTACTATTGACAGCGGAGCAAAAATGACGAAGCTTATCTATGAAAATATTGTGTGCTTTTACAGTGAAAACAAAATTGTATATACGGTTAAAAATGATGGCACAACAATTAACACCGATTTTACATTAAATGAACTCGAAGAAAAAATAAACGATCAATTATTTTTTAGAGCTAATCGACAAATTATCATTCACAAAGATGCCGTAGATCAAATTGAAAAGATTGAAAATGGTAAGTTGCGCATTCGGTTAAAAGTTTCCATTGAACACAGTATGATTGATGAAATCAATATCAGTCGTTATAAGCGAAAAGCATTTGTGAATTGGTTTCAATAA
- a CDS encoding YHYH protein: protein MKNSKFTGLLVLVAIILISSCKDDGNNDPGDPSTEVSTPLAAFDEFNADAVTVSFDGDEITIESNGLPNHTSPYWEETEPLYIDPVVATRLTPGRIGGDRSLTVTVPASPEIAATSTATGLGPIGISVTGVPIFNDQEGDNRPIEEMIVETFDYAGAHNGPSGYHYHVESSDVPENTTLSHDDEKLVGIMADGFLIYGRREIDGSYPTDLDESGGHYGVTQHSEGEEFYHYHIINELYLGNIIALFAVDLQGTPNSIM from the coding sequence ATGAAAAACTCAAAATTCACAGGTTTACTCGTTTTAGTCGCGATTATTTTAATTTCATCTTGTAAGGATGATGGGAACAACGATCCAGGGGATCCATCTACAGAAGTCAGTACACCATTAGCTGCGTTTGATGAATTTAATGCTGATGCTGTCACCGTTTCTTTTGACGGTGATGAAATTACTATTGAATCTAATGGTTTGCCTAATCACACGTCTCCATATTGGGAGGAGACGGAACCTTTATATATTGATCCTGTAGTGGCTACTCGTTTGACTCCTGGTCGCATTGGTGGTGATCGCAGTCTTACCGTTACCGTTCCTGCTTCACCAGAAATAGCCGCTACAAGCACGGCGACAGGGCTAGGTCCTATTGGTATTTCTGTAACTGGAGTACCAATTTTTAATGATCAAGAAGGAGACAATAGACCAATCGAAGAAATGATTGTAGAAACGTTTGATTATGCGGGAGCTCATAACGGACCTTCGGGTTATCACTACCATGTAGAGTCTTCTGATGTTCCAGAAAATACAACACTTTCTCATGATGATGAAAAATTGGTAGGAATCATGGCAGATGGTTTTTTAATTTATGGAAGAAGAGAAATAGATGGCTCGTATCCTACGGATTTAGATGAATCAGGAGGGCATTATGGAGTAACACAACACAGCGAAGGTGAAGAATTTTATCATTATCATATCATTAATGAACTTTATTTAGGGAATATAATAGCTCTTTTTGCTGTGGATTTACAAGGTACTCCTAATAGTATTATGTAG
- a CDS encoding endonuclease/exonuclease/phosphatase family protein, whose protein sequence is MKRHFIYLSKRFLLIFFSIEVFIHFTVKDIVYPINILFYLSAPLLLIIGSLVMSILFFKNKKVFYVLVMSFFSLVFYWSVYYYKTTSIEKSTDSYDTVLFWNIGRNGEDPFKIIMKEIENISPEFVGLVEADCITNEHLEEFRNRFPNYQIRKLEGGMLVIVKGRIDVITYHYALGFYKFNVVDFNIENQKRSILIADINAVPFDNRTSSLDIVYRSAKDHNCSFIMGDFNTPYESIYFNQFRQNLYSFHDVANGFTTTWPYGIPLFEIDQIWSSKNNTPILLKKAYYNTSDHALLIGSYQSITR, encoded by the coding sequence TTGAAAAGACATTTTATTTATTTATCAAAAAGATTTTTACTTATATTCTTTAGTATAGAGGTATTCATACACTTTACAGTTAAAGATATTGTATATCCTATTAACATACTATTTTATCTAAGTGCACCACTGCTGCTAATTATTGGTAGTTTAGTTATGAGCATATTGTTTTTTAAGAACAAAAAGGTGTTTTATGTATTGGTAATGTCTTTTTTTAGTTTAGTGTTTTATTGGAGCGTTTATTATTATAAGACAACATCAATTGAGAAGTCTACAGATTCATATGATACCGTATTATTTTGGAATATTGGTCGAAATGGAGAAGATCCCTTTAAAATTATAATGAAAGAGATAGAGAATATCTCTCCAGAATTTGTTGGATTGGTCGAAGCGGATTGTATTACAAATGAACACTTAGAAGAATTCAGAAATAGATTTCCAAACTATCAAATTCGAAAATTAGAAGGGGGTATGTTGGTTATTGTAAAGGGAAGAATAGATGTAATAACGTATCATTATGCACTAGGTTTTTATAAATTTAACGTAGTTGATTTTAATATAGAAAATCAAAAAAGGTCAATACTTATTGCAGATATTAATGCAGTTCCTTTTGATAATAGAACATCATCATTAGATATTGTTTATAGATCAGCAAAAGATCATAATTGTTCTTTTATTATGGGAGATTTTAATACTCCTTATGAGAGTATTTATTTTAACCAGTTTAGACAAAATTTGTATAGTTTTCATGATGTAGCTAATGGATTTACCACAACCTGGCCTTATGGTATTCCATTATTTGAAATAGATCAAATCTGGAGCAGTAAAAATAACACACCTATTTTATTAAAAAAAGCATATTATAATACTTCGGATCACGCATTGTTAATAGGCTCTTATCAATCCATTACAAGATGA
- a CDS encoding BspA family leucine-rich repeat surface protein, translated as MKLLSIYICLFLFCISCSNDDDGQVLTPNDLNDITSFSINGQQGAIDNNTITLQLDTGTDITALTPNIEHTGLTIVPDIGAVEDFTEPVVYTVVAENGDTQEFTINVTVRLGTASGIEFITTWSANEITIHTNTDFTYNYNVDWNNDGVVDESGITGDITHTFDTDEEHTIRITGTFPAIRFIDATTLEASKIISVDQWGTGTWLSMEGAFADCSNLEVPAIDVPDLSNVSSLRFMFIAASIANPDVSNWDISNVTDLLGMFFSAGLANPDVSAWDTANVTDMSELFATASAANPDISNWNISNVTKASRILDNTALSTENYDKLLISFANQTRQNDVVFGASRVIFCSDEAAAARATLISESNWDIRNDSRDPQCE; from the coding sequence ATGAAACTACTATCTATTTACATTTGTCTGTTCTTATTCTGTATATCATGCTCTAATGATGATGATGGTCAGGTACTAACACCAAATGATCTTAATGATATTACTTCGTTCAGTATTAATGGTCAACAAGGCGCTATTGATAATAATACTATCACCCTTCAGTTAGATACAGGAACAGATATCACAGCTTTGACTCCTAATATTGAACATACTGGGTTAACTATAGTTCCAGATATTGGTGCGGTAGAAGATTTTACAGAACCTGTAGTATATACTGTCGTTGCAGAAAACGGAGATACACAAGAATTTACAATAAATGTTACTGTTCGTTTAGGAACAGCATCAGGAATAGAATTTATAACGACCTGGTCTGCTAACGAAATTACCATTCACACTAATACGGACTTTACCTATAATTATAATGTAGATTGGAATAATGATGGGGTGGTAGATGAATCTGGAATAACCGGTGATATCACTCATACTTTTGATACTGATGAAGAGCATACCATACGTATAACGGGTACTTTTCCTGCAATACGATTTATTGATGCTACAACTCTGGAGGCTAGCAAGATTATCTCAGTGGATCAATGGGGAACCGGAACATGGTTATCTATGGAAGGAGCTTTTGCAGACTGTTCTAACCTTGAAGTTCCAGCAATCGATGTTCCTGATTTGTCAAACGTGAGCAGTCTACGCTTCATGTTTATTGCTGCATCAATTGCAAATCCTGATGTTAGTAATTGGGATATTAGTAATGTAACAGATTTACTTGGTATGTTTTTTAGTGCTGGATTGGCGAACCCTGATGTTAGTGCATGGGATACTGCTAATGTAACGGATATGAGTGAGCTGTTTGCCACAGCTTCAGCAGCAAATCCTGATATAAGTAACTGGAATATTTCTAACGTTACTAAGGCTAGTCGTATACTTGATAATACAGCATTGTCAACAGAAAACTATGACAAACTACTCATTAGTTTTGCGAATCAAACGCGACAAAATGATGTTGTTTTTGGTGCATCTAGAGTCATTTTTTGTTCTGATGAAGCAGCTGCCGCAAGAGCTACATTGATTAGTGAAAGTAATTGGGATATTAGAAATGATAGTCGTGACCCCCAATGCGAGTAA